Genomic window (Kwoniella botswanensis chromosome 1, complete sequence):
ATGGTCAATTCCCAAGTCGCAGGTGGCCAAAGAGGCAACAAGGCAGGGAGACCGCAGTTGACGTCGGAGCCACGTGTTATATGAGTGACCCACATACTCGTATGTAAGAGTACCGCTCCAGATCACACGAGTATCTCCTTACTTCGTTCACGCTACGGTGCTATCTTATCTCGCATTGCTTATTGCTATCATGCAATCATCCGCATGTTCATGCTCCAGATTTACGCAATAGGAATGCACATAATGGAATGCTTGATTGAGTCATATTTattttccaaatcatcaaaaaGGTAAGACTATTTTGAggggaagggagaagagaaaaggtgTGAACGTGAATAGTGGGTTTTTTTGGAATGTATTTTTTTCTTATTGAATCGAAAGAGTATGGAAAAAGGTATTAATTCTTGTCCACAGTAGAAAGCGGAAAAAAAGGGAAACAGTGTGAAAATAATTTCATCCTTCAATCCATGTCCTTTCAGAAAGTTTTCAAAAAACAATATCTCTCCCAGATCCATTCGATTCATACTCCTGTTATCGGTAGTAGGTTAAGCAACCGCTTAAGCTCCAAGAGCGGGGAAAGCGTTGGCGTCGTTGGCATTGATACCAGCGGGAGCTCGTCCACCTCGAGCACCACCTCTGGGACCTTGTCCTCTGGAAGCACCACCACGTTGTCCACCTCTGGAAgcaccacctcgtccacctcgTCTTTGGTTGTTGTCGTTATCCCTTCGAGGGGGTCGGTTGGGTTGAGCAAAGGTTCCGTCAACCTCGATGTataccttctccttcttgggAGCTTTCGCCTTGGATTCGGTGTTCTTGGCCTATTGAACAAACAGTTATAACAATTAGTTCAAAGCCAGTTGGCTGTTCATCGGTTtatgatgactcacctttccgcTGAAGAATTCCTCGACACCTGATCTGACGAAAGCGGTACCTTCGAGTTCACCGGTGACGGTTCTGgcctctttcttctcgagACCTGGGATGGAGAGAGCTTGTTGAGCTCGCTCGGCAAGGAAATCATCGTATGATTTGGTGACTTCCTCAGGTTCCTCTGGTTCAGCTTCGGCGGGAGCAGCGACTTCCTCGGTAGCCTCGGGAGCAGGGGTTTGAGGTTGGTTCTCCTCGACTTGGGCGTCCTTCTCGCCTTCAACTTCGTCTATGTGGTGGAAAAAaaccaaggtgagtacgacTGGATCAAATAGTGAAAGAAAGACGAGTATCGAAGAGAGTCACAAATGGTATCAAAATGATACTATCTAGAAAAGGTGATATGATAATGGATAAAGCGAATGTGAAACTCACCCTTCAACTCAGCTTCACCAGTGTTAGCACCCCATCCATGGTCAACCTTCTTTTGCGAGTCGGTACCACCGTTTTGGTTTCTTCTCTCAAATTGTCTTCGCTCACCGGCTTGAGCGGGTACCTTGGCACCTCGGTAGTGTCCTGAACCGTAGGAAGAGTGTCCACCTGAGGTTACGTTTCGGGAAGAGTTACCACCTCCTCGGGCAGGTCGGTTACCTCTGGGTCCCTTGGTGTGGGCATCTCGGATGGTTCCTTGGTTACCCTTTCTTGATGGGGCTAGGGGGTGAGTGAACAGATCACAGTCAGCAAGGGTGGTCGATGTAGTACAGTAAAAACAATGTACGGCAGTGTGGACATTTATGGTCACACATCAGACCATGAAAGTGGGGTGAAGAGAATGACCATTGAAAACTCACCAACTCTCTCTCCATCGAATCCACCGGCAGTCTCAGTACCTTCCGCGTTACCTTCCGATGAGACAGGACCGGTATTTCGAGGTTCACCTTGGTAGGTGTTTCGAGGTCCACCTCGAGAAGGGTAAgagcctcttcctctagcaccttgaccttgtccaCCTCTTGGTTGAGATCCTGGGACAGTTCGTTGAGCAGCGGGGGTTGCGTCCTTCTTGGCTGGGGCAGGGGTGGCCTTGGCGGGTGCTGGAGAGGTTGATTCTCCGTCGTCTAATATAACCACCGAAAAAGTTAATTAATTTGAATCCTACAAAACACAGTCTACCGCTTTATAAAGCTaaaaaggagagaaggaaacCCACCACCAAGAAGGTCGAAGATGTTCTTCGACACGACTGACATTTTGATTAATGAATAAACTCCTGATGCGCCTTTTGGCGTTTTTAATTATCGGAGTCTGTGTGGATGAGATCCAGGATATTGTTTGGATAAGAGACGACGAGGTGGACAATTGAGATAAGGATAAATGATCGTATTGTTGGAATAGCAATAGATGAATGTATATGAACATATCGTCAGCTCCTTGTTCTATCTTCTCTACCATTTTTACTATTCTCGTATATCCCTACACCGTACATCTTATACATCTCTCCCACCCATCCCGTTCGCCCGTCTCTCCTCATACCATCTTCTTTAAGAGTTGTTATTATTTCATCTCGTTCTTTACGACGTCTAATTTCCTTTGCCTGTACTTCcctcccatcccatctcatctctctatGTTCCGttttttctctcttttcccttcctgCACCTAGACCTAATCCTCtcccatctcttcttcttgtccaTGTGCTACGTGCTGAGAACAATGACTCACCTTATATGTAGTAAAGTAATCGACAAGTCGAGGTATATAACCTTGAACGAGATTTGTATACTTTGACTTGGATTTGGTAGAGAGAGGTATGGCAGCGGCAAGCGTACAGAATCAGAGTGTCAGAGAGTCAGAGTCAGCCCCAGTGacagtaccagtaccagtaccagtcAACGCTTGCACTCAGGCGAAGACGTCAGGGCTTCCTGCGTTTTGCATGAAAAATGACTATGAcgggagaggaagaaataATTTCGTACCAGATTATTAGACGTTATAACGCCGAGCATTCGGAGTTTGGGAGTAAACTCATGTGGCACCTACCTTTTAACTCTGCATCATGATCCATGAGTCAGTGTCTTGCATCCAGGCTAAGATTAGATAGTCACGGATGAATCTTCGAGAGCATGAACCACATGATCTAGCATACTGTCCAGAAAGTGTCCAAACGAGACATGTTATCAATATGAATGGTCATCGAAAATATGCATGAGAACAATTCAAATCAAAACCTGCTTCTACCTTCTACCTTTACTTCCCCTCCTAAACCTATTCTATAAAACGTGAAATGAAGCCCCTATTTATATATGAAAGAAACCCCGAAAATCTATGGAGTTTTTGACTAATAAGccctttcttcacctacaAACTCCCTCCAGGATTTCACCTCAGGTGGATTTGTACCTTCCACATAAGGTAATGGCGATTGGTGGAATTTCTTTTGTAAAGTCTCAGTGAGCAATACAGCGAGTTTGGCATTATTTATGAGCTATATAAGATCGCCAAAGACATGGTCAGCTTGGTACACTCTCAATAAACCAATGAAAGACTCAGGAAAGATGTGCTTCAATGGATTGATGACTTACGGGAATACCGAAATCCACTGCAGCTCTTCTAGCAGCATATTCAGCTTCACCCGTCGAGGCGGCTCGGGATCTAGCGATATCAATAACAGTCGAgatttcattctcttccaatacctctctCAACTTTCGCTTATCTTTCACTGGGACGtagatcttcttgattgtCAAATTGGGTTGTTCGTTTATGAACGATTCGACCTTGGGATCGTAGGTGTATAGTTTGAATCCGAGTGATAACAAGTTGGAAGCGATGGTTGGCATTTCAGATCGAGAGATATCTCCTCCGAGCAGAATACCGGAGTTCTTCTTTGGTAATTTGAATCCATTAACGGAGAGTAATGCCTATACACATACACCAAAAACGTGGTCCCCGTTAGCCTATAAttgagttgttgatgatttcaTAGTAGAGGCAAACCTACAGCCCAGTATGCCTCGTGAACGTCTTTACCGAACGAAGCGACTTCACCAGTAGAAGCCATCTCGACACCTAAGAATGGGTCCGCACCAGGTAATCGAGTCCATGAGAATTGAGGTACCTTAATAGCAACGTAATCTCGTTGTTCTTTCATCAAATCAACAGGAGCAGGAACGTTTTCTCCCCTATGTCACATCGTAGACTCGTTAGCACTTTGTTTTCACCTGACATTGCTAAATGTAATAATGGcagcatcactcacataatAGCCGCAGCAGCAACATCAATGAAATTCTTACCCAAAACTTTCGATACGAATGGGAAAGACCTAGAAGCTCGGAGATTACATTCGATGACCTTCAATTCAGCCGGTTGACCATTCTCTTCTGGTTTCCTGATGATTTGCATATTGAATGGACCAGAAATCTGGAACGCCTTGGCTACCTTCTGAGCAATCTCCTTGAACCTGTCCAAATCGGTCGGAGGCagtgagaaaggtggtaaaaCCAATGTAGCATCTCCAGAGTGAACACCGGCATTCTCAACGTGTTCTGATACGGCGTGGACCAACAATTCTCCATTGTGGGCTACAGCATCCACATCGATTTCCTGAGCATTGTCGATGAATTGAGAGATAACGACAGGGTGAAGAGGTGATACGTCGGTAGCGGCAGTGAGGTTCTTATCGAGCGAAGCTTCATCCCATACTACGTTCATGGCTGCTCCGGAAAGAACGTATGAAGGTCGGATGAGAACAGGGTATCCGACCTTGGCGGCGAAGGCTTTAGCAGACTCCAAAGAAGTAGCTTCGGTCCAGGCTGGTTGATCAACTCCGACTGAAtccaagatggaagagaacTTGTGTCGATCTTCGGCGTTATCAATCTGTTCAGGGTCGGTACCAACGACATTAACACCGGAGTTCTTGAGTCGAAGAGCGATGTTCTGGGGCAATTGACCTGTGAACATGCCACATGATTAGCTATGAGACTCCTTTCAATATGTCTACTTCAAGAGACGGTACTCACCTCCTACACTGACAACAACACCTTCAGCCTGTTCCATCTCGTAGATATCCATAACTCTCTCAAATCCAAGTTCTTCAAAGTATAATCTGTCCGCCTCGTCGAAATCGGTCGATACAGTTTCGGGATTGTAATTGATCATGATGGTCTTTTTACCCAAATCTCTGATAGCCCTGGAACAAGTGACAGCACACCAATCGAATTCGACCGAAGATCCAATTCGGTATACACCCGAACCGAGAACCATCGTACCATTTTCGTTGAAATCGACATCATGCGTAGAGGCGTTGTAAGTGGTATAAAGGTAATTGGTGTATGCTGGGAATTCAGCAGCAAGAGTATCAATTCGTTTAACCCATGGTGTAACTCCATAtgatttcctcttttctctAACTTGATTTTCCTTTACACCAGTCAATTGAGAGATGTGCAAATCGGAGAATCCAGTTTTCTTAGCAGTGAGGATCAAATCCTTATCAATCTTTTCAAATGGTGTAGATTGAAGTTGTTTATATACGACAACGATGTTCTCTAATTTGTACAAGAACCATTTATCGATCTTGGTGATATCATGTAATTGATCCACTGTGTAGTTCAAGTTCAACATTGAGTGAGCGATAGCGAATAATCGTCtgtcgttgttgttggcCAAAGCAGTTTGCATATCTTCAGGTTTCCAATAAGCATCAAATCCAGTAAAGTTAGGATCGACCTGTCGAATGGCTTTCTGTAGCGATTCCTCAAAGGTTCTACCGATGGCCATGACTTCACCGACGGATTTCATGGCTGATCCGACGTTTCGCTCAACGTGTTGGAATTTGGCCAAATCCCATTTAGGGATCTTGGTGACGATGTAATCGAGAGAAGGTTCGAAACACGCAGTGGTGGATTTGGTAACAGCATTAGGAAGTTCAGGGAGAGTGTGACCTAAAGCAATCTTGGCGGCGGTATAGGCAAGGGGATACCCAGTAGCTTTGGAAGCAAGGGCACTAAACATAATTTTAAGCTACACTAGCTTGATTGAGTTTGTGGGAAGAGAACTCACCTAGATCGACTGAGACGAGCGTTCATCTCGATAACTCGGTAATCTCGGCTTTCGGGGTCAAGAGCATATTGTACCTAAGTAGCAAAATCAGTTTATGTATAAAGCCCTGATTGCCTATAGATACTCACATTACATTCACCGACCACACCGACATGTCTGACAATCTTGATAGCGGCACTTCGGAGCATGTGGTATTCGTCATCTGTGAGGGTCTGAGATGGGGCGACGACAATAGAGTCACCGGTGTGTGTACCGAGAGGGTCAAAATTCTCCATGTTACAGCAGATGATGGTGTTCTGGTATTCGCTCCATCAGCACTGAGCTGACTGCTTCAAGTTACGGCAGTACTCACATCGGCAGCATCCCTGACTACTTCatattcaacttccttccaACCCTTGAGAGATTTCTCAATCAACACCTgaggagagagggagagtGATTTAGCGGCAAGATTTCGGAgttcctcttcgtcgtgAGCGAAACCTGAACCGAGACCACCAAGGGAGAAAGCAGATCGAAGAATGATGGGGTAACCAATTTCCTTGGCTGCGTCGAGGGCATCTTGGATGGTTGATACGGCGGTAGATTGGGCAGCGGGAATGTCGATTTCTATGAGAGTGAAATCATGGTAGATGTAAGCTTCATTTCATTTCCTCTCAACTATGATGACAAAATGCCTCAAAATCGTGATGAGATCATTTACTCACCATTCAAAGCTTGTACGAACAAATCTCTATCTTCCGAAACCTCCAATGTCCTGATTGGTGTACCTAAAACTTTAACACCCAATCTCTCAAGTACACCCATTTTGTCTAATTGAATACCGACATTCAAAGCTGATTGACCACCGAAAGTCAACAAGATACCATCCGGTCGTTCCTTTTCCAAAACGTAGGCAACGTAATCTGCTGTGACCGGTAAGAAGTAGATCTCGTTGGCCAAGTGATGAGAAGTTTGGATAGTAGCGATGTTAGGGTTtatgaggatggtggagatGTTGGATTCTCGaagagctttgatagcttgtgAACCTATTGGACCATACCCGACTCAACATCAGTATAAACCATTTCTCGAAATATACTGTTTCAGATTGGACCTCTTGACTGACCTGAATAATCGAATTCTCCCGCTTGACCGATACTCAAACCACCACTTCCTACTACcaacaccttcttcacgtCTGGTTTCTCCAATTTGGGCAAGACCTTGGCTGATATTCGTCTGGCCAACTCTGAAGGGGAGTTGAGGGTTGGTTCACCATCTACCTGACCGTATGAGCCTACCGCAGGAGCAGCGACGGCATAAGATCTGGTTTGAGAAGGTGCTACTCGTCTAGCAGCGAGGGAAGGGATGGTCCGGAGTGGACGAGCAGCCAGAGAAGATCTACAGAGGGGAACGGATCGAAGCATTTTCGAAGGCTTTGATTAAGCGagggtgaggaagagaaggaaagtcGCGAGGGATAAGAGTCGGTAATGTGTGATTACTCTTGGACTCTGTTCAGTGAGGTCGAGCAGGTAGGTAGTCCCGATACCCCTTTTCCGAATGAAATGTTTGTCGTTGtcgatatgtatatattaacggaagagatgagattaTTTTTTCAGTCGAAATATTTTGGTACTACTGCCAGTCAGGTTTGTTATCTCTCTCAACCGAGTCATGGCACGAAAAAAACATCCTCTGCCACGTGGTGTAAATTAAAAATCCCAATTACATATATTTCCAAGTTTTCCTTATCGGCCGCTTGGGAGGGAGTGATCGAGGGTGTATTAGGGGGATCACGGAGTGTGAGTGGATGTCCGTTGCGGTGCATCAACACTACTATATACTGAATGCGGGGTAATGAcacaacaacagcagcatCGACAACAGCGACAGTGTCCGACGGCATTCAGTATCACATCGCATTCTAATCATACGATGACTGGGACAATACTCGCATATTGTCGTATTCCATCTACACAGTCTATCTCATAACGGTGATTCCCCGGTGGATAAACGGAAGGATCACTGAAACTTGACGCAAGTGGAATCACCATCACTCCCTCACTCACTCTCGGCAACcgtcatcaaccatcaacacATATCTCTCAATACTCCAGCATCCTCCTCCCCTATCATACATGCGATTTTAGTAAAGTAGCTGACCCGCAAAACAAAGTCGTTCGACCGCcacatatcatatcattcttTATCCAAACACTCTCATTATTGACAGACAATTAGAAATCAACATGTCGCAACTACCCTCCACACCTTCCTACTCAGCCTCACAAGCTTCTCCCTCGCCTACCACACCCAACAGGAGACATGGCCTCGTAtcacctcctttaccaccaGGTGCTTCACAGCCTCATACATCCCAGATCGACCGCGCAGAGGAATCCAGCAAATATGGATCTTTGACACCTGCCTTACCCCGTCTGCCAAGCGGTGGTCTGAGTGAATTTGGATATACCGATCAACCTCGTTCTGTAACCCCCTCAAACTCCAATTCCGGATCAATGGGTAGAAGACCTTTGCCTGCCCAGCCGCCAGTCCCAGCATTGCCTCCTAGTCCTTATTCAAGCTACCGGACCCCTCCGTCGGCATCGGGGTCAGTAGGTCGAAGAGCTCTTCCCACACCCCCTTCCCAGCGGGGATCCAGCTCTTCTCCCTTACCTCCTCCAAGGCCAGGTGGTGCAAGAGCTCTGCCATCCGTTCCTGGTAACGGACCGCATTCACAGAGGATTAGAACcgtatcttcaccttcctttgctgccgaagctgaacGTACCCCTCCGCCTCCACCACCCAGACCTACTCAACCGtactcttccacctcatacGTATCGtctccacctcttccaccaccgCCACGTCAAGCCACTCAATCCACTCCGCCCATATCTCGCCATCCGTCAAGTACAGGCAAAGTAGACACCACCTGTGAAAATAGATATaaatcgtcatcatctggtcaacctgatcaattcacctcttccCCTGGTCCATCTCGGTCATCCTCACAATCTCCCTCAACAGTtaattcttcatcgaatTACACTTCGCTCGCTAGTGTGTCCCGGAACCCTTCTCAGTCCACTCAAGCGTCCAGTATAGATACTCGTCCGACTAGCTCATACAGCGGTGAAGATTCTTGGTTACCGATCCTTGAAAGGTTTGGAGATCTAAGCACGGTAGATGAACGGAGTGGATCTGGGAGAGGTTCAATAGATGGATTAGCCCCTCCAGCAGTATTAGTGGAAAGATCGAGTGGACGAGGGACGCCTACTCAGAATGACTGGTTTGGTGGGCCTCCTAATTTACCCTATCTCGAGGAAGGGAGGGGTAATAGGAATAGAGCAGCCAGCGGAGCTACGATCGGACCAGGAGGTGAAGCGTTTCCAACAACACCCAAAGGAGATGACACGCGTTTTGAAAGACAGGGTGGAATACTTGGAGGAG
Coding sequences:
- a CDS encoding carbamoyl-phosphate synthase arginine-specific large chain, which translates into the protein MLRSVPLCRSSLAARPLRTIPSLAARRVAPSQTRSYAVAAPAVGSYGQVDGEPTLNSPSELARRISAKVLPKLEKPDVKKVLVVGSGGLSIGQAGEFDYSGSQAIKALRESNISTILINPNIATIQTSHHLANEIYFLPVTADYVAYVLEKERPDGILLTFGGQSALNVGIQLDKMGVLERLGVKVLGTPIRTLEVSEDRDLFVQALNEIDIPAAQSTAVSTIQDALDAAKEIGYPIILRSAFSLGGLGSGFAHDEEELRNLAAKSLSLSPQVLIEKSLKGWKEVEYEVVRDAADNTIICCNMENFDPLGTHTGDSIVVAPSQTLTDDEYHMLRSAAIKIVRHVGVVGECNVQYALDPESRDYRVIEMNARLSRSSALASKATGYPLAYTAAKIALGHTLPELPNAVTKSTTACFEPSLDYIVTKIPKWDLAKFQHVERNVGSAMKSVGEVMAIGRTFEESLQKAIRQVDPNFTGFDAYWKPEDMQTALANNNDRRLFAIAHSMLNLNYTVDQLHDITKIDKWFLYKLENIVVVYKQLQSTPFEKIDKDLILTAKKTGFSDLHISQLTGVKENQVREKRKSYGVTPWVKRIDTLAAEFPAYTNYLYTTYNASTHDVDFNENGTMVLGSGVYRIGSSVEFDWCAVTCSRAIRDLGKKTIMINYNPETVSTDFDEADRLYFEELGFERVMDIYEMEQAEGVVVSVGGQLPQNIALRLKNSGVNVVGTDPEQIDNAEDRHKFSSILDSVGVDQPAWTEATSLESAKAFAAKVGYPVLIRPSYVLSGAAMNVVWDEASLDKNLTAATDVSPLHPVVISQFIDNAQEIDVDAVAHNGELLVHAVSEHVENAGVHSGDATLVLPPFSLPPTDLDRFKEIAQKVAKAFQISGPFNMQIIRKPEENGQPAELKVIECNLRASRSFPFVSKVLGKNFIDVAAAAIMGENVPAPVDLMKEQRDYVAIKVPQFSWTRLPGADPFLGVEMASTGEVASFGKDVHEAYWAALLSVNGFKLPKKNSGILLGGDISRSEMPTIASNLLSLGFKLYTYDPKVESFINEQPNLTIKKIYVPVKDKRKLREVLEENEISTVIDIARSRAASTGEAEYAARRAAVDFGIPLINNAKLAVLLTETLQKKFHQSPLPYVEGTNPPEVKSWREFVGEERAY